The Vicia villosa cultivar HV-30 ecotype Madison, WI linkage group LG1, Vvil1.0, whole genome shotgun sequence genome includes a region encoding these proteins:
- the LOC131604723 gene encoding ubiquitin-conjugating enzyme E2 variant 1A-like, whose translation MDDADDIFMQSWTGTIIGPPGTVHEGRIYQLKLFCGKDYPDNPPSVRFQTRINMTCVNQESGAVEPNLFPMLAKWKRESTMEDILLQLKKEMTTPQNRKLAQPPEGVPLLFLTVTTCKPFYSLYLHYCNFYRHKFG comes from the exons ATGGATGATGCTGATGACATATTCATGCAGTCATGGACTGGTACTATTATTGGCCCCCCTGGT ACTGTTCATGAAGGTCGTATCTACCAGTTGAAGTTATTCTGCGGCAAGGATTATCCAGACAATCCACCATCTGTTAGATTTCAGACAAGGATTAACATGACTTGCGTCAATCAAGAATCTGGAGcg GTTGAGCCAAATTTGTTTCCCATGCTTGCTAAATGGAAAAGAGAGTCTACAATGGAAGATATTTTACTGCAATTGAAGAAAGAAATGACGACTCCACAAAATCGGAAGCTAGCTCAGCCTCCTGAAGGTGTGCCACTCTTATTTCTGACTGTTACTACTTGCAAGCCTTTTTATAGCCTTTATCTCCATTATTGCAATTTCTATAGGCACAAGTTTggttaa